The Christiangramia salexigens genome includes the window TAAGCCTTGATTTTCTAGTTTTTTTTAGTTTTCTTTAACATTCCTAATAAATTTTATTCCATGTTGCGTCCTGCGGTCCCGTCGAACGAAGAACGACGTTTAGAAGCTATTAAAAAGTTGGATATTCTGGACTCCCTGCCAGAAGAGACTTATGATAGTATTACTGTGCTTGCCAGCCAGATCTGCAAGACGCCAATAGCTCTTATTAGCATTCTGGATTCAAATCGGAACTGGTTTAAATCCAAGGTAGGAACCGATGTTCCTCAATCTGACAGGGAAATTTCTTTTTGTGGTCATGCTATTCTGAAGCCAGAAAATCTTTTTGAAGTACCCAATACCTTGACAGACGAACGTTTCAAGGATAATCCTTTAACCTTTTCAGAGAATGGAGGCGTAAGATTTTATGCGGGGGTACCTATAAAAGATGATGACGGGTATGCAATTGGTACGCTATGCGTTCTTGACACCAAGGAACATCATTTAGATGAAAGTCAAAAAGTAGCGCTAAAGGCATTAGCCAAACAGGTGGAATTGCTTTTTGAATATCGTAAAAAGAATAAGTCTTTGGAAAAGATGAAGGATCAATTGGATGAAAACAACAGGGTCCTTAGAGAATTTGCGAGTACGGTATCTCACGATCTTAAAATGCCTCTTGCCAATATGATCTTAACCGCAGATGTTTTAAAGGCGAAATACTCCTCAAAACTGGATCAGGAAGGAGTGAATTACCTCACTTATCTAAAGCACTCAGGGCTTACACTTAGCGATTATATAAATGGTCTTTTGGACCATTACTCCAGTGGAAATATCAATTCAGAAAAGCCACAGGAATTCTTTCTTAATGATATGCTGGAGGATATTATTGATCTCCTTCAGATCGATCAGAATTGTGAGATAAATCTGCCGGATAATAATTTAAGAATAGAAGGGAATAGCGCTGCACTTGGTCAGATCTTTATGAACCTTATCAGTAATAGTCTTAAGTATAACAATTCTGATAAGATAGTCATAGAAATTGATTGCACTGAAAACCGTGAGTTTTTTAATTTCACTATCAGCGATAATGGAATTGGTATTCCAAAGGACAAACAAAAGTATATTTTTGACCTGTTCACCATTATTGCAGACAAGGACAGACAAGGCAAGAAAGGCCATGGAATTGGACTTTCAACCGTTAAAAAGCTGGTAGAAAGTTTAGGAGGAAATATTAGAATTTCCTCTGAAGAAGGCCAAGGCACTTTATTTGAATTCAGTATAAAAAGGCCTGAATGAGTATATTAGGGTTTTTTTATTAAAAAGTTTCTAATTTTTTAGATACCTTTAAAATTAGATTCTATTTGGGGAGATGCAACAAAAATTAGTTCCATTTGATGAGAAACTCAGGAGAGTTGCGCTGAAGGAGTATGCTATTTTGAATTCGGGACCGGATGACGATTATGACAATTTAACCTTTTTAGCAGCAACCATTTGCAACGTTCCGGTTGCAAGGATTAGTATTATTGATAAAGACCAAATTTGGAACAAGTCCGGATATGGCACTTACAATTCCGTTTTATCCAGAAAAAATTCTTTCTGCGATAAAGCTATACAGGAAGACCTGCCTATACTAATACTTAAAAGATCGGAAAATCCTGAAGTTTTTGAGAAAGCTCGTGGTATATACCACAGAGAATACTCTTTTTATGCCGGAGTTCCATTACACAGCTCCCAGGGATATCCTATTGCTGTTTTTTGCATTTTCGACACTGAAGAAAAGGACCTAAGTGACCAGCAGATAAAATCCTTAAAGGCTCTTGCCGGACAAACACTCAATTTATTTGAATTCAGAAAACAAAAAAATAAATTATATCAGGTTCAGAATAAATTAAAGGAGAAATACAGAGAGCTCGAAAAATTTGCAAGTATAGTTTCTCATGATATTAAATCCCCTTTGGCAAATATCATCTCCTTAAGTGAACTTTTAAAGGATGAGAATAAAGGCAAGTTTGATAAGGACACAGAACAATATCTTGAATTCCTGGTGGAGTCCTCCTACTCGCTCAGAAATTATGTAGATGGTATCTTAAGTTTCTATCGCAGTGATCATGTACTTGAGAAAGATAACGTAAATGTAGATCTTCACAAGGTTCTTAAAGGCATCATAGATCTATATCAGGTATCTAAAGATATTGAAATCACTTATCCAAATGAAGTTTCGCTTCAGAATGTAAATAAAGCAGCCTTAACACAGGTTTTTCTTAATCTTATAAGCAATGCTTTAAAATATAATGATAAAGAGGTAAGGAAGGTAGATATCAGTTTTTCAAAAGATGAAGATTTCTACTACTTCGAAGTAAAGGATAATGGAAAAGGAATTCCTAAAGAAAAATCCAGAGACATCTTCGAGTTGTTCACGACGCTGGATGTTGCAGACAGGGAAGGAAACTTAGGTAGCGGTATTGGTCTTGCTACTGTAAAAAAACTCATCGAATCTATGGGCGGGACTATAGAAGTTGAATCTGAACTTAATTCCGGTAGCAACTTCAAATTCCGTATCAAAAGATTATAGGTCTTAATCATATTTCATTTTCTATATTTGAGAAACCTATTTTCTCAATATGTATTTTCAACATCCGGAATTATTATATGCCCTATTCCTGCTCATAATTCCATTGATCATACATCTGTTTAGATTAAGGAAATTCCAAAAGGAAGAATTCACCAATGTCAAATTCCTGAAAAAAGTAATTCAGGAAACCCGAAAAAGCTCCAAACTTAAGAAGTTATTAATCCTTATTACAAGGCTACTCCTCTTATCCTGTCTCATTCTGGCATTTGCCCAACCCTTTATACCTGCTAGTGAAAAGGCGTTAATAGAAACGATGCGCCTTGTTTATCTGGACAACTCCTTTAGTATGCAGGCGACATCCGGAGAAACCAATATTTTTAGAAAAAGTATTAATCAATTATTGGAAAATCTTGAACCCGGTAATTCATACGGGTTTATCACAAACGATGAAGAGTTTTTCAATTATAGCGTTCCTGAATTAAAAAAGGAATTACAAAATTTAGACTTGACCTCAGAAGTGCTTGAGTTCAAAAATCTCCAATTAAAAGCTAAAAATTACTTTAAGAAGCATCCGGGAGCAAAACACGAATTGATCTTGGTCTCAGATTTTCAGAAAAATCTGAATATTCCTGATGAAATTTTAGAAGATGAAATGGATTTATATTTCATCAACCCAGGAGATAATGATCTTACCAATATTAGTATAGATACGGCATATATTTCGAAATCTGATCCTCAAAATATACAATTAGACCTCCGCATCTCTGCAAACCAGCCCTGGAAAAACCCGGTAACAGTATCTGTTTATAATAATGAAAAACTTTTAGGGAGAAAGATGACGGAACCGATTGGGAAAAGTTCTGCTGAACTTAGATTTCTTCTTCAAAACGGAAAAATAGACAAAGGGAAAATTCAAATCGAAGATTCCGGACTTCCCTACGATAATAGATTATACTTCAGTATAAACCCGAAACAGGCCGTGAAGGTTGTTGTGGTCTCTCCAAATAATGAAACTTTTCTTGATCGAATTTATACAAATCCTGAATTTTCTATCAGTAATTATGGGCCCTCACAAATCGATTATAATCAATTAAGTGAGGCCAATCTTATCGTTTTAAATGAATTGGAAAACATCCCCGGTTCACTAATTAACAATATTAGCACCCGTAAACAAAACGGCGCAAGTCTTATTATAATTCCAGCCACAAATGCTGAAGATTATGGAACTCTTCTGAATACTATAGGTTTTACAAACTTTACTGGTAAAAGCGATTCTGAAAAATTGATCACCGAAATAAAATTCGAACATCCTCTTATGGCGGGAGTGTTTGAAAAAAGAACGGGCAATTTCGATTATCCAAAAGTTAAAACCTCGTTTGTTCAAATGCGGGGAAATCCCATTCTGCAATTTCAGGATAAATCAGGTTTTCTTTTACAGTTGGACAACACTTATCTATTCACTGCTCCTCTTAATTCTGAAAACTCAAATTTCATAAATTCACCACTTATCGTACCTGTTTTCTATCAGATTGGTCTTAGATCTCTAAAGAATAATCAACTATATTATCAAACCAATGTGGAAAATGTGATAGACCTCCCGCTACAGGTTGGTGCAGATCAGGTGGTTCATATGATGAATAATGATTTAAATTTGATTCCCAGACAGCAGAACTTTGATTCATATGTTCAGATCAATACGAGTCAAATGGATATTGAAGCTGGTAATTACATTGTAAAGCAAGAAAAAAGTAGCGAGGAAGTTTCCCTGAGTTTTAATTACGACAGGAAGGAAAGCGATCTAACTTTTTTACAGACCAACACATTAAAGAATGTTCAGGTATATAGCTCTGTATCTGATTTCTTTTCGAAAACAAATGCTACTTTAGAAATTACGCTGCTTTGGAAATGGTTTGTTATTTTTGCCATGGTCTTTTTGGCAATTGAAATGCTATTAATAAAATTCTTCAAATGAAGCTACTCTTAAAATCTGTTGTTATAGTGGATGAAACTTCCACCCACCATAATAAAAAACTTGATATTTACATTGAAGACGGGCAGATAAAAGAAATAGGAAAGAATCTTAAGAACAAGGCTGATAAAGAGGTCGCGCAGGAAAACTTGCATGTTTCACGTGGATGGTTTGATAGTAGCGTAAGTTTTGGCGAGCCAGGATTTGAAGACCGTGAAACCATTCAAAATGGATTGGATGCCGCCGGAAAATCTGGTTTTACGGGAGTGGCATTAAACCCATATACAAATCCTGTTCTGGATCATTCCGGAAGTATCGCCGCAGTAAAAGCAAAAAGCAATGCCCACCCGGTACATCTATTTCCGGTAGGAGCTTTAACCATAAAAAGCGAAGGGAAGGATCTTGCAGAATTACTGGACATGCAGGAAGCTGGAGCTGTGAGCTTTGGAGATTATAAACTTCCATTACGGAATCCTAATCTGTTAAAAATAGCTCTTCAATATGCTCAGAATCTCGATGCTTTAATTCAGAGTTATCCTCAGGAAAACCGTATAGCCGGGAATGGGATCGTTAATGAACATACTAATAGCACCTTACTTGGATTAAAGGGGATTCCAAATCTCGCGGAAGAACTTCAGATCACCAGAGATCTTTATTTGCTAGAGTATACAGGAGGCAAACTACATATACCAACCATTTCTACAGCGAAATCGGTAAAATTGATCAAGGAGGCCAAGAAGAAAGGCATGGACGTAAGCTGTAGTGTCGCTATTCATAATTTACTATTGAATGATGAAGAATTAAAAGAGTTCGACGCAAATTCAAAAGTTCTTCCTCCCCTGCGAACCAAAAAAGACTCAAAAGCTCTAATTCAGGGACTAAAGGACGGAACTATAGATATGGTAACCAGCGATCATAATCCAATAGATGTTGAGCATAAAAAAGTTGAATTTGATAATGCATTATTCGGGAGCATAGGTCTGGAAACAGCTTTTGGAGCACTTTGCCAGATATTTACTGCAACAGAGGCAGCGAATATTCTTACCAGAGGTAAAAACCGCTTTAAAATTGAAGATCACAGTATCGAAACAGGTAATCTGGCAGACTTGAGTTTATTCCTACCCGGAGAAGAATATACATTTAAAAAGGAGGATATTATTTCTTCATCACAAAACAGTATATTTTTAAATAAAGAGTTAAAAGGTAAGGCCTTTGGAGCCGTTACCAACAAAGGCGTTATAACCCATTAAAAATAAAATTATGAGCTCAACCGTTCCTGGAAAAACCACGGCTATTGTAGCCTATATTACCATTATCGGGACTATCATTGCTTATTTCATTAATCTCGAACCTAAGGATAGTTTCGCAAGTTTCCATATAAGACAGGCATTTGGGATTCATATTACGTTTTATTTGATCGGTGCTATAATGGGCTTGTTTGATAGTGGACTTATTATTGGTGGATTCTATATCTTCTTTATAGTTTTGTGG containing:
- a CDS encoding sensor histidine kinase, producing the protein MLRPAVPSNEERRLEAIKKLDILDSLPEETYDSITVLASQICKTPIALISILDSNRNWFKSKVGTDVPQSDREISFCGHAILKPENLFEVPNTLTDERFKDNPLTFSENGGVRFYAGVPIKDDDGYAIGTLCVLDTKEHHLDESQKVALKALAKQVELLFEYRKKNKSLEKMKDQLDENNRVLREFASTVSHDLKMPLANMILTADVLKAKYSSKLDQEGVNYLTYLKHSGLTLSDYINGLLDHYSSGNINSEKPQEFFLNDMLEDIIDLLQIDQNCEINLPDNNLRIEGNSAALGQIFMNLISNSLKYNNSDKIVIEIDCTENREFFNFTISDNGIGIPKDKQKYIFDLFTIIADKDRQGKKGHGIGLSTVKKLVESLGGNIRISSEEGQGTLFEFSIKRPE
- a CDS encoding sensor histidine kinase, which produces MQQKLVPFDEKLRRVALKEYAILNSGPDDDYDNLTFLAATICNVPVARISIIDKDQIWNKSGYGTYNSVLSRKNSFCDKAIQEDLPILILKRSENPEVFEKARGIYHREYSFYAGVPLHSSQGYPIAVFCIFDTEEKDLSDQQIKSLKALAGQTLNLFEFRKQKNKLYQVQNKLKEKYRELEKFASIVSHDIKSPLANIISLSELLKDENKGKFDKDTEQYLEFLVESSYSLRNYVDGILSFYRSDHVLEKDNVNVDLHKVLKGIIDLYQVSKDIEITYPNEVSLQNVNKAALTQVFLNLISNALKYNDKEVRKVDISFSKDEDFYYFEVKDNGKGIPKEKSRDIFELFTTLDVADREGNLGSGIGLATVKKLIESMGGTIEVESELNSGSNFKFRIKRL
- a CDS encoding BatA domain-containing protein, which encodes MYFQHPELLYALFLLIIPLIIHLFRLRKFQKEEFTNVKFLKKVIQETRKSSKLKKLLILITRLLLLSCLILAFAQPFIPASEKALIETMRLVYLDNSFSMQATSGETNIFRKSINQLLENLEPGNSYGFITNDEEFFNYSVPELKKELQNLDLTSEVLEFKNLQLKAKNYFKKHPGAKHELILVSDFQKNLNIPDEILEDEMDLYFINPGDNDLTNISIDTAYISKSDPQNIQLDLRISANQPWKNPVTVSVYNNEKLLGRKMTEPIGKSSAELRFLLQNGKIDKGKIQIEDSGLPYDNRLYFSINPKQAVKVVVVSPNNETFLDRIYTNPEFSISNYGPSQIDYNQLSEANLIVLNELENIPGSLINNISTRKQNGASLIIIPATNAEDYGTLLNTIGFTNFTGKSDSEKLITEIKFEHPLMAGVFEKRTGNFDYPKVKTSFVQMRGNPILQFQDKSGFLLQLDNTYLFTAPLNSENSNFINSPLIVPVFYQIGLRSLKNNQLYYQTNVENVIDLPLQVGADQVVHMMNNDLNLIPRQQNFDSYVQINTSQMDIEAGNYIVKQEKSSEEVSLSFNYDRKESDLTFLQTNTLKNVQVYSSVSDFFSKTNATLEITLLWKWFVIFAMVFLAIEMLLIKFFK
- a CDS encoding dihydroorotase produces the protein MKLLLKSVVIVDETSTHHNKKLDIYIEDGQIKEIGKNLKNKADKEVAQENLHVSRGWFDSSVSFGEPGFEDRETIQNGLDAAGKSGFTGVALNPYTNPVLDHSGSIAAVKAKSNAHPVHLFPVGALTIKSEGKDLAELLDMQEAGAVSFGDYKLPLRNPNLLKIALQYAQNLDALIQSYPQENRIAGNGIVNEHTNSTLLGLKGIPNLAEELQITRDLYLLEYTGGKLHIPTISTAKSVKLIKEAKKKGMDVSCSVAIHNLLLNDEELKEFDANSKVLPPLRTKKDSKALIQGLKDGTIDMVTSDHNPIDVEHKKVEFDNALFGSIGLETAFGALCQIFTATEAANILTRGKNRFKIEDHSIETGNLADLSLFLPGEEYTFKKEDIISSSQNSIFLNKELKGKAFGAVTNKGVITH